From a single Sinorhizobium sp. RAC02 genomic region:
- a CDS encoding peptidoglycan DD-metalloendopeptidase family protein, with product MRKSVSPSFGRTATRLMAAALLASVATGCSSDVSRFGGLFSSSGQDNITTSSVPRRTLFGGGGTNPVPRGTVGNGQQFATADQMGTRDEALNQPFPDQGTVSYDPINTATTSGSGTRLATTPMRVQRGDLTDPTAGVRQDAEREVAVARDSTERKAKAIVSDADTLTTATVNKGKAGWSTNNAPVVMLRQGESVKTLANRYGVPEKEILAANGLKRSSDAEPGQKIVIPTFSTTSSAAKASTDHTLKVDNKLPTPERKGEQNVAILPGTSTREKQKSESGQTNSNVADAAEGKGKAGYEVQPGDSLAKIARSNGVSVDALKKANGLETASIRIGQKLTIPAGGAAETTTDKTVTASVPVSKEKKVETTEKKPESYKAPVKTVSVTEATEKSDVTDEAPESTGIGKYRWPVRGAVIAGYGANVEGNRNDGIDISVPEGTPIKAAENGVVIYSGSSLKELGNAVLVRHDDGTVTVYGHAGELNVQRGQKIQRGQTVATSGMSGNANRPKVHFEVRKNATPVNPMTFLE from the coding sequence ATGCGTAAGAGTGTATCGCCGAGTTTTGGTAGGACTGCGACCCGCCTGATGGCGGCCGCCCTGCTGGCCAGCGTCGCGACCGGGTGCAGCTCGGACGTTTCTCGTTTTGGCGGCCTCTTTTCCTCCTCCGGTCAGGATAACATCACAACGAGCTCGGTTCCGCGCCGCACGCTCTTTGGCGGTGGTGGAACCAATCCGGTTCCGCGCGGCACGGTCGGCAACGGCCAGCAGTTCGCGACGGCAGACCAGATGGGGACGCGCGACGAAGCGCTCAATCAGCCGTTCCCGGATCAGGGTACGGTTTCCTACGACCCCATCAATACCGCGACCACCAGCGGCTCCGGTACGCGGCTGGCCACGACACCGATGCGCGTCCAGCGTGGCGATCTCACCGATCCGACGGCCGGCGTTCGCCAGGATGCCGAGCGCGAAGTGGCCGTCGCCCGGGATTCGACCGAGCGCAAGGCGAAGGCTATCGTCTCGGACGCCGACACATTGACCACGGCAACCGTGAACAAGGGCAAGGCCGGCTGGTCGACGAACAACGCACCGGTCGTCATGCTGCGCCAGGGCGAAAGCGTGAAGACGCTCGCCAACCGCTACGGTGTGCCGGAAAAGGAAATTCTTGCCGCCAACGGTCTGAAGCGCTCTTCCGATGCCGAGCCTGGCCAGAAGATCGTCATCCCGACCTTCAGCACCACCTCCAGCGCCGCCAAGGCCTCGACGGACCATACGCTCAAGGTTGACAACAAGCTTCCGACGCCGGAGCGCAAGGGTGAGCAGAATGTCGCCATCCTGCCCGGCACCTCCACCCGCGAGAAGCAGAAGTCGGAAAGCGGCCAGACGAATTCCAACGTCGCTGACGCCGCCGAAGGCAAGGGCAAGGCCGGCTACGAAGTGCAACCCGGCGATTCGCTTGCCAAGATCGCGCGCAGCAACGGCGTTTCCGTCGATGCGCTGAAGAAGGCGAACGGCCTGGAAACCGCATCGATCCGCATCGGCCAGAAGCTGACGATCCCGGCTGGCGGCGCCGCCGAAACGACGACCGACAAGACGGTGACGGCTTCGGTTCCTGTCAGCAAGGAAAAGAAGGTCGAGACGACGGAGAAGAAGCCGGAATCCTACAAGGCGCCGGTGAAGACCGTTTCTGTCACGGAAGCGACGGAAAAGTCGGATGTGACGGATGAAGCACCGGAATCGACGGGTATCGGCAAGTATCGTTGGCCGGTTCGCGGCGCGGTCATCGCTGGCTACGGCGCCAATGTCGAAGGCAACCGCAATGACGGTATCGATATCTCGGTTCCGGAAGGCACGCCGATCAAGGCCGCTGAAAACGGCGTGGTCATCTATTCCGGCAGCAGCCTGAAGGAACTCGGCAACGCGGTTCTCGTGCGCCACGACGACGGCACCGTCACGGTCTATGGCCATGCCGGCGAGTTGAACGTCCAGCGCGGCCAGAAGATCCAGCGCGGCCAGACCGTCGCGACCTCCGGCATGAGCGGCAACGCAAACCGCCCGAAGGTTCACTTCGAGGTGCGCAAGAACGCTACCCCGGTCAACCCGATGACCTTCCTGGAATAG
- the ftrA gene encoding transcriptional regulator FtrA, which yields MPNTLSLRPLPNPLVVAIAYDQLCTFEFGIATEIFALSRPEMGTNWYRFAVAGVDEGNMRAAGGLTFSVDGGLDLLADAGTVIIPGWRGTDAPVPQALIDALKAAHARGARILSFCSGAFVLAAAGLLDGRRATTHWRYTGTLMAQHPEINVSADVLYVDAGSVLTSAGTAAGLDLCLHLIRRDFGPEAANRVACRLVLPAHRDGGQAQFIKQVVPRPHESGRLGALLDHMRENLGADHSVAALARRAGMSTRTFLRRFEATTGMTPARWLLAQRLGKARDLLEETNASVEEVAALSGFGTTGTLRHHFRLHLATTPVAYREAFGRRIA from the coding sequence ATGCCAAACACGCTATCGCTCCGCCCGTTGCCCAATCCGCTCGTCGTCGCGATCGCCTACGACCAGCTCTGCACCTTCGAATTCGGCATTGCGACCGAGATCTTTGCCCTTTCACGGCCGGAAATGGGCACGAACTGGTATCGCTTCGCCGTGGCCGGCGTGGATGAGGGCAACATGCGCGCAGCCGGCGGCCTGACATTCTCCGTCGATGGCGGCCTGGATCTGCTGGCTGACGCAGGAACGGTCATCATTCCGGGTTGGCGCGGCACGGACGCACCCGTGCCTCAGGCTCTGATCGATGCTCTGAAGGCAGCCCATGCGCGTGGTGCGCGTATCCTGTCCTTCTGCTCCGGCGCCTTCGTGCTGGCAGCAGCCGGCCTGCTCGACGGGCGGCGCGCCACGACCCACTGGCGCTACACCGGCACATTGATGGCACAGCACCCGGAAATCAACGTCAGCGCGGACGTGCTCTATGTCGATGCCGGTTCTGTGTTGACGTCCGCCGGCACGGCAGCCGGCCTCGACCTCTGCCTTCATCTGATACGCCGGGATTTCGGTCCGGAAGCGGCAAATCGCGTAGCGTGCCGCCTGGTCCTGCCGGCCCACCGGGATGGCGGCCAGGCGCAGTTCATCAAGCAGGTGGTGCCGCGCCCCCATGAAAGCGGCCGCCTCGGCGCACTTCTCGACCATATGCGGGAGAATCTCGGCGCCGATCATTCCGTAGCGGCGCTCGCGCGGCGCGCCGGCATGAGTACCCGTACTTTCCTGCGTCGCTTCGAAGCGACGACCGGCATGACGCCCGCGCGCTGGCTGCTGGCCCAGCGGCTTGGAAAAGCACGCGACCTGCTCGAGGAAACCAACGCGTCGGTCGAAGAGGTAGCGGCACTCTCGGGCTTCGGCACGACCGGAACGCTTCGCCACCATTTCCGCCTTCACCTGGCAACGACACCCGTCGCCTATCGCGAAGCCTTCGGTCGACGGATCGCATAA
- a CDS encoding rhodanese-like domain-containing protein — protein MSYVTDYAPASSAIAIEHFLKRLSVETDCADVSAALKAGDQDFVLLHVVGSPEAYARRHVPGALHLPHREISAARMAEWPEDTLFVAYCAGPHCNGADQAALKLARLGRPVKIMIGGITGWADEGLPFATGAEPGNLLAVAAE, from the coding sequence ATGAGCTACGTCACCGACTACGCACCGGCATCCTCCGCCATCGCGATCGAACATTTCCTGAAGCGTCTTTCCGTCGAGACCGATTGCGCCGATGTCTCCGCAGCCCTCAAGGCCGGTGATCAGGATTTCGTTCTGCTGCACGTCGTCGGCTCTCCGGAGGCCTATGCGCGGCGGCATGTGCCGGGCGCGCTGCACCTGCCGCACCGCGAGATTTCGGCCGCGCGCATGGCGGAGTGGCCTGAGGACACGCTCTTCGTGGCCTACTGTGCGGGGCCGCATTGCAACGGGGCCGACCAGGCGGCGCTGAAGCTGGCGCGTCTCGGCCGGCCGGTGAAAATCATGATCGGCGGCATTACCGGCTGGGCGGATGAAGGGCTTCCCTTCGCCACGGGGGCTGAGCCAGGCAACCTGCTGGCGGTCGCCGCCGAATGA
- a CDS encoding GNAT family N-acetyltransferase produces MSADTIVVRPFEQRDIGAVWQLMRDLAVFEGYVDAFAVTPADLLAHGFGPAPAFGVFVAVKGDTIAGIAVHYRIPWTFDLRPVVVLKELFVAEAFRGQCVGNMLFARLQAYAVEIGASALRWTVLPDNEAAKRFYAGQGAAPDAAWEHWTLPIARRI; encoded by the coding sequence ATGAGCGCTGACACAATCGTCGTCCGTCCCTTCGAACAGCGGGATATCGGTGCGGTCTGGCAGCTGATGCGGGATTTGGCGGTTTTCGAGGGATATGTGGACGCCTTCGCGGTCACACCGGCCGACCTCCTGGCCCATGGTTTTGGTCCGGCACCCGCCTTCGGCGTATTCGTTGCCGTGAAAGGGGATACGATCGCCGGCATAGCTGTGCATTACCGCATTCCGTGGACGTTCGATCTGCGGCCTGTCGTGGTGCTGAAAGAATTGTTCGTGGCGGAGGCGTTTCGCGGGCAGTGCGTGGGCAACATGCTTTTTGCGCGTCTGCAGGCCTATGCAGTCGAGATCGGCGCGTCGGCGCTGCGATGGACGGTGCTTCCGGACAATGAGGCAGCCAAGCGGTTCTATGCGGGGCAGGGTGCTGCGCCGGATGCTGCCTGGGAACATTGGACCCTGCCTATCGCGCGCCGAATCTGA
- a CDS encoding NIPSNAP family protein gives MITCYLRYVIDPHKLEAFEAYARAWIPIVNRMGGTHHGYFLPSEGANNIALALFSFPSLATYEDYRTRMLSDPECIAAYEMDKQNRSIISYERSFMRPVLS, from the coding sequence TTGATCACCTGCTATCTCAGATACGTCATCGATCCACACAAGCTGGAGGCGTTCGAAGCCTACGCCCGTGCCTGGATCCCCATCGTCAACCGCATGGGCGGCACGCATCACGGCTATTTTCTGCCGAGCGAAGGAGCGAACAATATTGCGCTCGCACTCTTCAGCTTTCCGAGCCTTGCCACCTATGAAGACTATCGCACACGCATGCTGAGCGATCCGGAATGCATAGCGGCCTACGAGATGGACAAGCAGAACCGCAGCATCATCAGCTATGAGCGCAGCTTCATGCGCCCGGTCTTATCGTAG
- a CDS encoding ATP-binding protein: MQEDTIKLLLAEIGRINATLERLAGPAPAVNDWAAADVFVWSPTRQHLQPVKRPNRIDIDLIRGVDHVRDILVDNTLRFARGLPANNVLLWGARGMGKSSLVKSVHALAAKDAESGLKLVEVHREDIATLPALMEILKDAPCPVIIFCDDLSFDHDDTSYKSLKAALDGGVEGRPDNVLLYATSNRRHLLPRDMMENEQSTAINPSEAVEEKVSLSDRFGLWLGFYKCSQVEYLEMIDGYASHFDLGIPTEQLHAEALEWATTRGSRSGRVAWQYVQDLAGRLGKPLNK; the protein is encoded by the coding sequence TTGCAGGAAGATACCATCAAGCTTTTGCTCGCCGAAATCGGCCGTATCAATGCCACGCTGGAACGCCTCGCCGGCCCGGCGCCTGCCGTCAACGACTGGGCAGCGGCCGACGTTTTCGTCTGGTCGCCGACACGCCAGCACCTCCAGCCGGTGAAGCGCCCGAACCGCATCGACATCGATCTCATCCGCGGTGTGGACCATGTACGTGACATCCTGGTCGACAACACCCTGCGCTTCGCCCGCGGACTGCCGGCCAACAACGTGCTGCTCTGGGGCGCACGCGGCATGGGCAAGTCGTCGCTGGTGAAATCGGTGCATGCGCTCGCGGCCAAGGATGCGGAAAGCGGCCTGAAGCTTGTCGAGGTGCACCGTGAAGACATTGCCACGCTGCCGGCGCTGATGGAGATCCTGAAGGACGCACCCTGCCCGGTCATCATCTTCTGCGACGACCTCTCCTTCGACCATGACGACACGTCCTACAAGTCGCTGAAAGCCGCACTCGATGGCGGCGTGGAGGGCCGGCCGGACAATGTGCTGCTCTATGCCACCTCCAACCGCCGGCACCTCCTGCCGCGCGACATGATGGAGAACGAGCAATCGACGGCGATCAACCCGTCCGAAGCCGTGGAAGAGAAGGTGTCGCTGTCCGACCGTTTCGGCCTGTGGCTCGGCTTCTACAAGTGCAGCCAGGTCGAATATCTCGAAATGATCGACGGCTATGCCAGCCATTTCGATCTCGGTATTCCGACGGAACAACTCCACGCCGAAGCGCTCGAATGGGCCACCACCCGCGGCTCCCGTTCCGGCCGCGTCGCCTGGCAATATGTGCAGGATCTCGCCGGCCGGTTGGGCAAGCCGCTCAACAAGTGA
- the yajC gene encoding preprotein translocase subunit YajC — translation MFITEAFAQTAAPGGAAGGADILMSVLPFLLIFVVMYFLIIRPQRANMKRREELLKNIRRGDQVVTGGGIVGKVSKVLDGNELEVEVAEGIKVRVVRSGISEVRVKGEPVKE, via the coding sequence ATGTTCATTACCGAGGCCTTCGCCCAGACGGCGGCACCCGGCGGGGCAGCTGGCGGTGCAGACATTCTCATGTCGGTCCTGCCGTTTCTGCTGATCTTCGTGGTGATGTATTTCCTCATCATCCGTCCGCAGCGCGCCAACATGAAGCGTCGCGAAGAGCTTCTGAAGAACATCCGCCGCGGCGACCAGGTCGTCACCGGTGGTGGCATCGTCGGCAAGGTCTCCAAGGTCCTCGACGGCAATGAACTTGAAGTCGAAGTCGCCGAAGGCATCAAGGTGCGCGTCGTACGCAGCGGCATCAGCGAAGTCCGCGTCAAGGGCGAACCGGTCAAGGAATAA
- a CDS encoding protein translocase subunit SecDF codes for MQQSARLKTLSLWLVLVASLLVILPSLLPARMSASLPGWLATHRLVPGLDLTGGSRLVLEVSRSDIAADRLRAAVETIGNTLRAARIPYSDLNGAEETIDITVTAADRLEAAREALAGLDLGTISEPESGQLRLVLSPAAINDAVSAASLGAVDAVRRRVESLDIPSLVVGRGERDRIVVSMPGLTDPQRVKDMLAQVGRLSARLVDNSMPVNTAMEDGAPAGSEVLYSIGEPPVGYLVRQDDLFTTTDVASAQPAANEEPFIEFVLKGEAADRLAAFTRDNSGRTIAILLDGQIISTSQIQGAITDGVGRLSGDFDAEGAANLARIIASGPLPAPLTIIEERSIEPALGATSSRTVVIALAIAVAAVVAFMTFFYGVLGVVASVALFFNVLLTFAVLALIGAPLSLSMIAGIVLTVGIAVDASVLIFERIREEVKAGQALSDAVDTGFARARATVLDASATMLIAIAVLFLLSAAPVRAFALAVGIGLLATLFTTFTLTQRLVRAWLGRSHATHLPKGVRSGFFDRLNLRFMAVRNGVFLLTAVLSLAIAGLLVAGKLQLGIDFTGGAALEVRAKSGNADPTDIFARLSDTGVDVQSVTRHGDARHALIRLTSAGEGENAEQTSVLVARGELEDDYDFRRVEAVGPSISGELIDTATLGFVVGLLALVAYIWIRFEWHFAIGAIIALAHDVFFTLGFLALAKIEFNITAVAALLTVAGYSLNDTMVVYDRIRENLRHFKQMPLPILIDDAINRTLSRTVLTSATTLIALAALALFGGEAIRTFALTLLFGVAIGTISSIYIAGPILILFRLQPERYRPGKGGKGPVTEATGANG; via the coding sequence ATGCAACAATCCGCCCGCTTGAAGACCCTCTCTCTCTGGCTCGTCCTTGTGGCGAGCCTTCTTGTCATTCTGCCGAGCCTTCTCCCGGCCCGGATGAGCGCTAGCCTTCCCGGCTGGCTGGCGACGCACCGCCTTGTGCCCGGTCTCGACCTCACCGGAGGCTCCCGCCTGGTGCTGGAGGTGTCGCGCAGCGACATCGCGGCCGACCGGTTGCGTGCTGCCGTGGAAACGATTGGCAACACGCTGCGCGCTGCACGCATTCCCTATAGCGATCTCAATGGCGCGGAAGAGACGATCGACATCACCGTCACGGCGGCCGATCGGCTTGAGGCTGCGCGCGAAGCGCTCGCCGGCCTTGATCTCGGCACAATCAGCGAGCCGGAAAGCGGCCAACTCCGCCTCGTTCTGTCGCCTGCCGCCATAAACGATGCCGTGAGCGCCGCCTCGCTTGGCGCTGTCGATGCGGTACGCCGCCGTGTCGAGAGCCTCGACATTCCCTCCCTTGTCGTCGGGCGCGGCGAGCGCGACCGCATCGTCGTATCGATGCCGGGCCTGACCGATCCGCAGCGCGTCAAGGATATGCTCGCGCAGGTCGGCCGGCTTTCCGCCCGCCTCGTCGACAACAGCATGCCGGTCAATACGGCCATGGAGGATGGTGCACCGGCTGGCTCCGAAGTGCTCTACTCCATCGGCGAGCCACCGGTCGGCTACCTGGTCCGGCAGGACGATCTCTTCACCACCACGGATGTGGCATCCGCGCAGCCGGCGGCCAACGAAGAACCCTTCATCGAATTCGTGCTGAAGGGCGAGGCCGCAGACCGGCTCGCCGCTTTCACGCGCGACAATAGCGGCCGCACCATCGCCATCTTGCTTGACGGACAGATCATCTCCACGTCGCAGATCCAGGGCGCCATCACCGACGGCGTCGGCCGGCTCTCCGGCGATTTCGATGCCGAGGGCGCTGCAAACCTCGCCCGCATCATCGCCAGTGGGCCGCTTCCGGCACCGCTCACCATCATCGAGGAGCGCTCGATCGAGCCGGCACTCGGCGCGACATCCAGCAGAACGGTGGTGATCGCGCTCGCTATCGCCGTCGCCGCGGTCGTCGCCTTCATGACCTTCTTCTACGGTGTGCTCGGCGTCGTCGCTTCGGTGGCGCTGTTCTTCAATGTGTTGCTGACCTTTGCCGTGCTTGCCCTCATCGGCGCGCCGCTCTCGCTTTCCATGATCGCCGGTATCGTGCTGACCGTCGGCATCGCGGTCGATGCGAGCGTGCTGATCTTCGAGCGTATCCGCGAGGAGGTGAAGGCAGGCCAGGCGCTTTCGGATGCGGTCGATACCGGCTTCGCCCGTGCCCGCGCAACGGTGCTCGATGCGTCCGCGACGATGCTGATCGCCATTGCCGTGCTCTTCCTGCTGTCCGCCGCCCCCGTGCGCGCCTTTGCGCTCGCCGTCGGCATCGGCCTGCTGGCGACGCTCTTCACCACCTTCACGCTGACGCAGCGCCTCGTGCGCGCCTGGCTCGGCCGCAGCCACGCGACACACCTGCCGAAGGGCGTGCGCTCCGGGTTCTTCGACCGGCTGAACCTGCGCTTCATGGCGGTGCGCAACGGCGTGTTCCTGCTTACGGCTGTGCTGTCGCTTGCGATCGCCGGCCTGCTCGTCGCTGGAAAGCTCCAGCTCGGGATCGATTTCACCGGCGGTGCTGCACTGGAAGTGCGGGCGAAATCGGGCAACGCCGATCCAACCGATATTTTCGCACGCCTCAGCGATACCGGTGTCGATGTTCAGAGCGTCACCAGGCACGGTGATGCGCGGCATGCGCTCATTCGACTGACCTCGGCGGGCGAGGGCGAGAACGCCGAGCAGACATCGGTGCTCGTCGCCCGCGGCGAACTGGAAGACGACTACGATTTCCGTCGCGTCGAGGCGGTCGGCCCGTCGATTTCCGGGGAACTGATCGACACGGCGACACTCGGCTTCGTCGTCGGCCTTCTGGCGCTCGTCGCCTATATCTGGATCCGCTTCGAGTGGCATTTCGCCATCGGTGCGATCATCGCGCTGGCGCATGACGTGTTCTTCACACTCGGCTTCCTGGCGCTCGCCAAGATCGAGTTCAACATCACCGCCGTCGCCGCCCTCCTGACCGTCGCCGGCTACTCGCTGAACGACACGATGGTCGTTTATGACCGCATTCGCGAGAACCTGCGCCATTTCAAGCAGATGCCGCTGCCGATCCTGATCGACGATGCGATCAACCGCACGCTGTCGCGCACCGTGCTGACCTCGGCGACGACGCTGATCGCGCTGGCAGCACTTGCGCTCTTCGGCGGCGAGGCGATCCGCACCTTCGCGCTGACGCTGCTCTTCGGGGTGGCGATCGGCACCATATCCTCTATCTACATTGCCGGACCGATCCTCATCCTGTTCCGCCTGCAGCCGGAACGTTACCGCCCGGGCAAGGGCGGCAAGGGACCGGTCACGGAGGCGACGGGAGCCAATGGCTAA
- a CDS encoding Mth938-like domain-containing protein: protein MAKGIEIREAHFPGRAPIDAYGNGGFRFADMSHRGSILCLPSGIHGWDKDESAPLTLADLQRVLDEAGDIEVLLVGTGKDIRPLPADIKAALRERKISSDPMGTGAAVRTFNVMLAESRAVAAALIAV from the coding sequence ATGGCTAAAGGCATCGAAATCCGGGAGGCGCATTTCCCAGGGCGTGCGCCGATCGACGCATATGGCAATGGCGGCTTCCGCTTCGCCGACATGTCGCATCGCGGCTCCATCCTCTGCCTGCCGTCCGGCATTCACGGCTGGGACAAGGACGAGAGCGCGCCGCTGACGCTTGCCGACCTCCAGCGCGTGCTGGACGAGGCGGGCGATATCGAGGTTCTGCTCGTGGGCACGGGCAAGGATATCCGCCCGCTTCCGGCAGACATCAAGGCGGCCTTGCGCGAGCGCAAGATCAGTTCGGATCCGATGGGCACGGGAGCGGCCGTGCGCACGTTCAATGTCATGCTGGCCGAAAGCCGGGCGGTCGCCGCCGCACTCATTGCCGTGTGA
- a CDS encoding phytoene/squalene synthase family protein, with product MQANYAHCLTVLRETDRDRYLACLLAPAEKRGALAALYAFHAEIARVRDMVRDALPGEIRLQWWRDLLEGEADGDASANPLAAALLATVKEYGLPIAVLTDMIEARIFDVYNDPMESRASFEGYAGETASALIQLASLILDPANAPKSANAAGHAGVAQAVAGALLMLPIHRRRGQVYLPAELLAATGLTPEALLDGSDRPAATRAVEAFVGLGREHLAKARAANGISAANRPAFLPVSLVRHILDAVEKAGAEALERSPQPPQWRRQWWMWWAMRRGPF from the coding sequence ATGCAAGCCAATTACGCGCACTGTCTGACGGTGCTCCGCGAGACCGATCGTGACCGTTATCTCGCCTGCCTGCTGGCGCCGGCGGAAAAGCGGGGTGCTCTCGCCGCACTTTATGCCTTCCACGCAGAGATCGCCCGCGTGCGCGACATGGTGCGTGACGCGCTTCCCGGCGAAATCCGCCTGCAATGGTGGCGTGATTTGCTGGAAGGTGAGGCGGATGGAGACGCTTCCGCCAATCCGCTCGCTGCCGCCCTGCTGGCCACGGTCAAGGAGTACGGGCTGCCCATCGCCGTGCTGACGGACATGATCGAGGCCCGCATCTTCGATGTCTACAACGACCCGATGGAAAGCCGTGCGTCCTTTGAAGGCTATGCCGGCGAGACCGCGTCTGCGCTGATCCAGCTCGCGAGCCTCATTCTCGATCCCGCCAATGCGCCGAAATCCGCCAATGCAGCCGGCCACGCCGGTGTGGCGCAGGCGGTTGCGGGCGCACTATTGATGCTGCCGATCCATCGCCGGCGCGGACAAGTCTACCTGCCGGCCGAACTTCTGGCCGCAACGGGGCTGACGCCGGAAGCTCTGCTCGACGGCAGCGACAGACCTGCCGCAACGCGGGCGGTGGAAGCCTTTGTCGGCCTCGGGCGAGAACATCTCGCCAAGGCGCGCGCAGCGAACGGCATATCGGCGGCCAATCGCCCGGCCTTTTTGCCAGTTTCCCTGGTTCGGCATATACTGGATGCCGTGGAGAAGGCCGGCGCCGAAGCGCTCGAACGCTCCCCCCAGCCTCCGCAATGGCGGCGGCAATGGTGGATGTGGTGGGCAATGCGTCGCGGTCCGTTCTGA
- the trmFO gene encoding methylenetetrahydrofolate--tRNA-(uracil(54)-C(5))-methyltransferase (FADH(2)-oxidizing) TrmFO — translation MTKTSSFAPIHVIGGGLAGSEAAWQIAESGIPVILHEMRGVRGTDAHKTDGLAELVCSNSFRSDDATSNAVGVLHAEMRLAGSLIMRSADANQVPAGGALAVDRDGFSIAVTAALESHPLISITREEVTGLPPEDWDQAIIATGPLTAPSLAAAIQERTGADSLAFFDAIAPIVHTPSIDMDICWFQSRYDKVGPGGTGKDYINCPMDEAQYNTFIDALIAGDTTGFKEWEGTPYFDGCLPIEVMAERGRETLRHGPMKPMGLTNAHNPTVKAYAVVQLRQDNALGTLYNMVGFQTKLKYGAQAEIFRLIPGLEGAEFARLGGLHRNTYINSPTLLDRSLTLKGRPGLRFAGQITGCEGYVESASIGLLAGRFAAAERRGETPSLPPETTAFGSLLGHITGGHIVSDDEPGKRSFQPMNVNFGLFPPLDPGAVTRPEGLKRFRGKDKAIAKKQATAARALDDCARWLEG, via the coding sequence ATGACAAAAACCTCTTCCTTCGCCCCCATTCACGTCATCGGCGGTGGCCTTGCCGGCTCCGAAGCCGCCTGGCAGATCGCCGAAAGCGGCATCCCCGTCATCCTGCATGAAATGCGCGGCGTGCGCGGCACGGATGCCCACAAGACGGACGGCCTTGCCGAACTCGTCTGTTCCAACTCCTTTCGCTCCGATGATGCGACCAGCAATGCGGTCGGCGTGCTGCATGCCGAAATGCGGCTTGCCGGTTCGCTGATCATGCGTTCGGCCGATGCCAACCAGGTTCCGGCCGGCGGCGCGCTTGCTGTGGATCGCGACGGCTTTTCCATCGCCGTCACGGCCGCACTCGAAAGCCACCCGCTGATCTCCATCACCCGTGAAGAAGTGACTGGCTTGCCGCCGGAGGACTGGGACCAGGCGATCATCGCCACCGGCCCGCTGACCGCTCCGTCGCTTGCTGCCGCGATCCAGGAACGCACCGGCGCCGATTCGCTCGCCTTCTTCGACGCCATCGCGCCGATCGTGCACACGCCGAGCATCGACATGGATATCTGCTGGTTCCAGTCGCGCTACGACAAGGTCGGCCCTGGCGGCACGGGCAAGGACTATATCAACTGCCCGATGGACGAGGCGCAGTACAATACCTTCATCGACGCCCTGATTGCCGGCGACACGACGGGCTTCAAGGAGTGGGAAGGCACGCCCTATTTCGACGGCTGCCTGCCGATCGAAGTCATGGCCGAACGCGGCCGCGAGACGCTGCGCCACGGCCCGATGAAGCCGATGGGCCTGACCAACGCGCATAACCCGACCGTGAAAGCCTATGCCGTCGTGCAACTCCGGCAGGACAATGCGCTCGGCACGCTCTACAACATGGTTGGATTCCAGACGAAGCTGAAATACGGCGCGCAGGCGGAGATCTTCCGCCTTATCCCCGGCCTCGAAGGTGCGGAATTCGCCCGCCTCGGCGGCCTGCACCGCAACACCTACATCAACTCACCGACGCTGCTCGATCGTTCATTGACGCTGAAGGGCCGCCCCGGCCTGCGTTTCGCCGGTCAGATCACCGGCTGCGAAGGGTATGTGGAAAGCGCCAGCATCGGCCTGCTCGCCGGCCGTTTCGCCGCTGCCGAGCGCCGTGGCGAGACACCGTCGCTGCCGCCGGAAACGACGGCTTTTGGCTCCTTGCTCGGCCATATCACCGGCGGCCACATCGTCTCGGACGACGAGCCCGGCAAACGCTCGTTCCAGCCGATGAACGTCAATTTCGGCCTGTTCCCGCCGCTGGACCCGGGCGCGGTGACCAGACCGGAAGGCCTGAAGCGTTTCCGGGGCAAGGACAAGGCAATCGCCAAGAAACAGGCCACCGCCGCCCGGGCTCTCGACGATTGCGCGCGGTGGCTTGAAGGCTGA
- a CDS encoding DUF1127 domain-containing protein: MNPIRIAKNWISYRRTMNELGNLSNHTLSDIGLTRYDIRDIASRSFR, from the coding sequence ATGAACCCGATCCGCATCGCAAAGAACTGGATTTCCTACCGCCGCACGATGAACGAACTTGGCAACCTGTCGAACCACACGCTGTCCGACATCGGCCTGACCCGTTACGACATCCGCGACATCGCTTCCCGTTCCTTCCGCTAA
- a CDS encoding DUF1127 domain-containing protein, with product MNLARSFNNWRKYRQTVNELGRMSDRELRDLGIGRSDIPYIARKASI from the coding sequence ATGAACCTGGCACGCTCTTTTAACAACTGGCGCAAGTACCGTCAGACCGTCAACGAACTCGGCCGTATGTCGGACCGTGAACTCCGCGACCTCGGCATCGGCCGCAGCGATATCCCGTACATCGCTCGCAAGGCTTCGATCTAA